Proteins from a genomic interval of Numenius arquata chromosome 18, bNumArq3.hap1.1, whole genome shotgun sequence:
- the ABR gene encoding active breakpoint cluster region-related protein isoform X5, producing MTEVLVQPDGSPSPTGERPEHGVEEPEGKRPPNTGARLWGRVRSKLLRQKLDPQAVQTKNWHMDVIEMNGIKVEFSMKFTSRDMSLKRTPSKKQTGVFGVKISVVTKRERSKVPYIVRQCIEEVEKRGIEEVGIYRISGVATDIQALKAVFDANNKDILVMLSDMDINAIAGTLKLYFRELPEPLLTDRLYPAFMEGIALSDPAAKENCMMHLLRSLPDPNLITFLFLLEHLKRVAEKEPINKMSLHNLATVFGPTLLRPSEGESKAHLTLASDIWSHDVMAQVQVLLYYLQHPPISFTELKRNTLYFSTDV from the exons ATGACGGAGGTGCTGGTGCAGCCGgacggcagccccagccccacgggcgaGCGGCCGGAGCACGGCGTGGAGGAGCCCGAGGGGAAGCGTCCCCCCAACACGGGTGCCCGCCTCTGGGgcagggtgcgcagcaagctgctCCGGCAGAAG CTGGACCCACAGGCTGTGCAGACAAAGAACTGGCACATGGATGTGATCGAGATGAACGGG ATCAAGGTGGAGTTCTCCATGAAGTTCACAAGCAGAGACATGAGCCTGAAGAGGACCCCGTCCAAGAAGCAGACTGGTGTCTTCGGGGTCAAAATCAGCGTCGTGACAAA GCGTGAGCGCTCCAAGGTGCCTTACATCGTGCGCCAGTGCATCGAGGAGGTGGAGAAGAGGGGCATTGAAGAGGTCGGCATCTACAGGATCTCTGGCGTTGCCACTGACATCCAGGCATTGAAAGCTGTCTTCGATGCAA ATAACAAGGACATCCTGGTCATGCTGAGTGACATGGACATCAACGCCATCGCCGGCACCCTGAAGCTGTACTTCCGCGAGCTGCCCGAGCCCCTCCTCACTGACAGACTCTACCCTGCCTTCATGGAGGGGATCG CCCTCTCGGATCCTGCTGCCAAGGAGAACTGCATGATGCACCTTCTCCGCTCGCTGCCTGACCCCAACCtcatcaccttcctcttcctgctgGAGCACTTGAAAAG GGTAGCTGAAAAGGAGCCCATCAACAAAATGTCTCTCCACAACCTGGCCACGGTCTTCGGGCCGACACTGCTGAGACCCTCGGAGGGGGAGAGCAAGGCACATCTCACCCTGGCCTCCGACATCTGGTCCCACGATGTGATGGCCCAG GTCCAGGTCCTTCTTTACTACCTGCAGCATCCTCCCATCTCCTTCACTGAGCTGAAACGCAACACGCTTTACTTCTCCACGGACGTGTAG
- the TIMM22 gene encoding mitochondrial import inner membrane translocase subunit Tim22 translates to MAAMPPPSAPGGPEPPPPPLQYSLLLQHLVGEQRRPRAWDPAAFGGIPSPPKSEEQKMVERAMESCAFKAVLACVGGFVLGGAFGVFTAGIDTNVGFDPKDPYRTPTAKEVLKDMGQRGISYAKNFAIVGAMFSCTECVVESYRGKSDWKNSVISGCITGGAIGFRAGLKAGVIGCGGFAAFSAAIDYYLR, encoded by the exons ATGGCGGCAATGCCGCCGCCTTCTGCTCCGGGCGGCCCGgagcctcccccgccgccgctgcagtacagcctgctgctgcagcacctggTGGGCGAGCAGCGGCGGCCCCGCGCCTGGGACCCCGCCGCCTTCGGCGGCATCCCCAGCCCGCCCAAGAGCGAGGAGCAGAAGATGGTGGAGAGGGCCATGGAGAGCTGCGCCTTCAAGGCGGTGCTGGCTTGCGTGGGAG GATTTGTTCTGGGAGGCGCATTTGGTGTCTTCACAGCTGGCATCGACACCAACGTTGGGTTTGATCCCAAGGATCCATATCGCACGCCAACTGCAAAAGAAGTCCTCAAAGATATGGGGCAGCGAGGCATATCCTATGCAAAGAACTTCGCCATTGTGGGTGCCATGTTCTCCTGCACTGAATGCGTGGTGGAATCT tACCGTGGAAAGTCAGACTGGAAGAATAGTGTTATTAGCGGCTGCATCACAGGAGGAGCAATCGGCTTCAGAG CTGGATTGAAGGCAGGGGTTATTGGCTGTGGTGGATTCGCCGCTTTCTCTGCTGCAATTGATTACTATCTACGGTAA